The DNA sequence GCCAGGCCCCTGACAGGAAGCCGTACACGCTCGACAAGACGCAGCCCAGCGCAAACGCCAACACGAAGCGCCGGCCGCGTGACTCGAGTGCGTACATCGTCATCATGAAGGTGACGGCACAAACGCCGTAGATCGTTACTGCCATGGTGCGACGGCGTTAGCGCCACAGGATCGGTCCGGGCACAAGGGGCCGAGCCGGCTTGCGGAGTCGACCATGCAGGGACGCTACGCCGCTGTCACCGGTCGTTCACGAGATGCGTGGCGGCCGCCGCGAAGTAGCTCAACATCTCCTGCTCGTCCTCGGCCGGCAAGTGGGCGGCGGCGACGGCGGCGGCCATGTGGCGGAACCAGGCGTCGCGCTCGGGCAAGCCGATCACGAAGGGCGCGTGGCGCATGCGCAGTCGTGGATGGCCTCGAGTCGCGCTGTAGTCGCCCGGCCCGCCCCAGTACTGGACGAGGAAATCGCGCAGGTGTTCGCGCGCCTCGGTGAGGTCGTCGGGGTAGAGCGGGCGCAGTGTCGGGTCCTCGGCGACCGCTGCGTAGAAGTGCTTCGTCAGGGCGTCGAAGAACGGCTTACCGCCGACGCGTTCGAACATCGTGGCGGTCATGCGCGCTCACAGATTCTCGGCGGCGGCGGCGATCACGGCTGGGACGACGGTGTCCCACTCGGCCTCGGGCGCGCGCGTCACCGTCACGAAGTCGGCCACGCCGAACACGCCGACGACGCCCGGGATGGTCAAGAGCGCCTGACCGAACGCGCTGCCCTCGAGATCGGCGGGCACGGGAACGTCGAGGGTGAACTTCATCGCGTTGGGATTCGGTGTGGGCGACGGTGTGGCGGAGGCCATGGGCGAGGTCTACCTGACGGTCGCGGCTGACGCCACATGGCAGCGCCCGCGGTGCGGGCGTCGGCCACCTCCCAGCTCACGATCACGACCGCAGTTTGACCCGACGAACGGCGTCGGGCACTAGAACGTCGCGGTGCGCGACCGGCAACTCGGTACCAAGCTGGTTTCGGTCGTCGGCGGCGGTCCGGCGGGGCTCATGGCCGCCGAGGTGGTTGCGACGGCCGGCGCACGGGTCGTGTTGCACGAGCAGAAGGCCGCTGTGGGTCGAAAGTTCCTGCTGGCGGGCCGCGGTGGTCTGAACCTCACGCATACCGAGAACCTCGACGCCTTCCTCGACCGCTACGGTGCCGCCCGGCCCCGGCTGGCCGCCGCCATCCACGCGTTTGGTCCCAGCGAGTTGCGCGCCTGGGCCGCGGGCCTGGGCGAGGAGCCCTTTGTCGGAACCAGTGGTCGCGTCTTCCCCGCCGGCTTCCGGGCGACGCCGCTGCTGCGCAAGTGGCTGGCGCGGCTACGTGACCTCGGCGTCGAGATACGCGTACGTGATCGGTGGACGGGGTTCGACGATCCGTCGGCATCCGACGCCACCATCCTGGCGCTCGGCGGCGGCAGCTGGCCGGCGACGGGATCGGACGGAGCGTGGGTCGGCGCGCTACAACGCGCGGGCATCGCGGTGACACCGCTCCAGCCGGCGAACTGCGGCTTCCGCGTCGCTTGGAGCGCCGTGTTCCGCGACCGCTTCGCCGGCGCTCCGGTGAAGAACGTGGCCCTGACCGCCGGCGCGGCCGTGGCGCGGGGCGACGCCATGATCACGCGCGACGGCATCGAGGGCGGCCCGGTCTACGCGCTCTCGGCGTCACTGCGCGACGCGCTTGGCGGCGGCGGCACCGCCACGTTGTACGTCGACCTGATGCCCGACGTCACCGGCGACGCCCTGACGGGTCGGCTGGCGCGCCGGCGCGCCGGTGACTCGGCCGCGAGTTGGTTGCGCCGCGGCGGGTTCTCGCCGGTGGCGATCGGGCTGCTACGGGAAGCGTCGTCGAACCAACTGTCCGACGACGCATCGCTGGTGACCCAGCTCGCCAAGCGCCTGCCGGTACCAGTGATCGCGCCGCAGTCGCTCGGGCGCGCCGTCTCGACGGCGGGTGGGGTCGCGTTCGGCGAAGTCGACGACGCGTTCATGCTGCGACGCCGTCCCGGCACGTTCGTGGCCGGGGAGATGCTCGACTGGGAGGCGCCCACGGGTGGTTACCTGCTGCAAGCGACGTTCAGCACCGCGGTGGCTGCGGCGCGCGGCGCGCTCGCGTGGCTCGCGTAGCCTGCATCGGTGAGCAAGCCACTGACGTTGATGGCGGTGTGCCCCCATCCCGACGACGAGTGCACGTCGGCAGGCGGCGCGCTAGCGCTGTACCACGACCGCGGAGTACGCACGGTGGTGGTCACGTGTACCAACGGCGAGCTCGGTGACGGGCCCGGAGGGATCAAGCCGGGGGCGCCGGGCCACGACGATCAGGCCGTTGCCGCCACGCGGCTACAGGAGCTGGCCGAGGCGTGCCGCATCCTCAATGTCGACCACAGCGAGCGGCTTGGGTATCGCGACTCGGGCATGTCGGACTGGGACTTCAAGGGCCACGCCGACGCGTTCTGCAACGTGCCCGTCGACGACGCCGTGGCGCGCCTCGTCGCCCTCATGGAGCGCTACGAGCCCGACGTCGTGATCTGCGACGACGACCAGGGCGGCTACGACCACCCCGACCACCTTCGCTCACACCTCGTGACGATGAAGGCCGTCGCCCGCAGTGGCATCCCCAAGAAGGTGTACATGCCGACCTTCGGTCGCCGCACGTTCGAGACGCTCTACAACGCGTTGAGCGACCTGGGCATCGAGATGCCGTTTCCCGAGCTCGACGACGCCGCGCTGGCGCAGATGGACAAGGCCGAGGCGCGCATCACGACGACGCTCGACGCCCGCGCATACGCGGAGCAGGTGCGCCGGGCGCTGGAAGCCCACGCCAGCCAAATCGCCGAGTCCTGGTTCGCCCACATCCCCACCGAGGCATTCGCTGCCTCGTTCGGCCAGCAGTGTTTCATTCGCGCGCACGACACCACCGGCGTGCCCGTGCCCGAGACTGATCTGTTCGCCGGAATCGCCTAGCCGTCGCTGCGGCTGCGGCTGTGGGCGCGGAAGAAGCGCCAGGCCGGAGCCGTGGTCTCGGGCCCGTACGGGTCGACGTAGCTGCCTTCGGGGTTACCGCCGGAGTAGTTGTGGCTCATCCCGTGGATGACCCAGCTCTCGACAACAACGTCTTTCGGTTGCGTCCCGTAGCCGAACTCCGTGACGGTGTACGGGTAGGTCTTCCAGTCGAGCCATCCGGCGGGACACGGGTTGTTGGCGGAGTTGGTGACGTGGCAGCCGTTGCTCGAGACGTCGGGATGCGGTCCCGGCTCGAGCGTCGCCACCGACAGGTTGTGGTTGGTCGGTCCCTTGACGAGCCTCACCGAACGATTGGGCAGGCCGTCGTCGGCGAGGTCGTTCATCTCGACCGTGCCGGGAATCTGGGTGCCGGTCAGCGCCGGGTTCACGGTGTAGTCGAGGGTGCCGGCGAACATGATCGTGGGCACCACGCGGGCGTAGGCGCCCATGCGCTGGTAGCCGAGGGCGCCGCTGGCGTCGACGCAGAGGTAGTCGCAGCCGGCCCAGGAGGCGACGGCGCTGTAGACGTCGGGGTACGTCGCGGCGACGACCGTCGACATGATCGCTCCCGCCGACACGCCGCCGATGTACACGCTGCCGCGATCGACGCCGTACGACGCGATGACGCGCTGAGTGATCTCTTCGATGGCGCGGCTCTCGCCCGAACCGCGCGTCTCGTAGGCGGCGCGGCCCCACGACCAGCCGCGCAGATCGCTACTGCCGTCGGTGGCGTCGCCGCTCTCGGCTGAGGTCGCTTCTTCGGGATACACGACGATGAAGCGTTCCTGATCGGCCAAGTCGTTCCAGGTCGCACCGTTGGCCGCGTCGATCGCCGTCTGCGTCGTGCCGTGCAGGTAGACGACGAGCGAGCGGTGGCCCGTCGCCGGCAACGACGGTGGCACGTATACGTAGTAATTGCGCCGCGGCCACGTGCCGGCCGCGTCGGAGCCGGCCGGCAACGTCAGGCGGGCGGAGAACGTGCCGCGCCATCGCGTCGACGGCGTGACCGCGGCGGCGCGTCCCGTCACGCCCACGAGTGTCGCCAACGCCATCAGCAGCGCGAGCGCGACAGCACTCGCGACCCGACGAATCCCCATCCCCATACACCCAGCTTGCCAGCTGGGCGGGGGCCACTCGGCAACCGCCTAACGTTTTGCGGGTGCTCGCTGGTCAACACGACATCGACAACGCCGTGCGCGCCCTCGGCGAACGCATCCCGCCGCCGCTGGCGCCCCTTGCCCTCGCCGCCTACAACTACCGCTGGTCGTGGACGCCCGATGCCGACGAGGTGTTCGCGGTTATCGACCCCGATCGATGGGAGCGCGTCGGGCGCAATCCGATCGCCCAGTTGCTGAGCGCCAATCTGGCCCGGTTGCACGCGGTGGCCGCCGACGACGAGTTCGTGACGCGTGTGCACACGCTCGCCGACTCGATTTCCGCTGACCTCGCGCGTCCGGCGGCGGAGGGGTGGGAGGTGGCGTCGCCCGTCGCCTTTCTCTGTGCCGAGTTCGGCGTGCACGCCTCGCTGCCGATCTACTCGGGCGGGCTCGGCGTCCTGGCAGGCGACATCGTGAAAGAGGCATCCGACTTGGCGTTGCCGATGGTCGGCGTCGGGCTGCTCTACCGCACGGGCTACTTCCACCAGCGCATCGACGCCAGCGGCATGCAGCACGAGTATTGGATCGAGGCCGACCCCACGCAGCTGCCGTGCGCTCCCGTGACCGACCCGTCGACGGGCGAACGGATCACGGTGACGGTCCCGATCGGCGACGAAGACGTGACGGTGCAGATCTGGCGCACCGACGTCGGTCGTGTTCCGTTGTATCTGCTCGACACCGACCGCCCCGACAACTCGATCTCGGGACGCTGGATCACGTCGCGGCTGTACGAAGGCAATCCCGAGATCCGCCTGGCGCAATACGCGGTGCTGGGTGCCGGAGGTTCGCGCGCCCTGCGCGCCATGGGCATCGAACCGCGGCTGTTCCATCTCAACGAGGGCCACCCCGTGCTCGCCGCGCTCGACCGCGACCGCGATCGTCTCGTGTTCACGACGCACACGCCGGTGCCGGCGGGCAACGAGACGTATCGCCCCGACCAGATCATGGCGGTACTCGGGCGCCTGGCCGACGAGACGATCGGGCGCGACCGGCTGCTCATGCTCGGCCGCGTCGAGCCGGAGAACCCGGGCGAGTCGGTGGGCATGACCGTGCTGGCGTTGCGTTCTACGCGCTCGGCCAACGCGGTCAGTCGCCGCCACGGTGAAGTCGCTCGCGGGATGTGGCAACCGCTGTTTCCCGAGCGGGCGCTCGAGGAGGTGCCGA is a window from the Acidimicrobiales bacterium genome containing:
- a CDS encoding globin, whose amino-acid sequence is MTATMFERVGGKPFFDALTKHFYAAVAEDPTLRPLYPDDLTEAREHLRDFLVQYWGGPGDYSATRGHPRLRMRHAPFVIGLPERDAWFRHMAAAVAAAHLPAEDEQEMLSYFAAAATHLVNDR
- a CDS encoding PIG-L family deacetylase codes for the protein MSKPLTLMAVCPHPDDECTSAGGALALYHDRGVRTVVVTCTNGELGDGPGGIKPGAPGHDDQAVAATRLQELAEACRILNVDHSERLGYRDSGMSDWDFKGHADAFCNVPVDDAVARLVALMERYEPDVVICDDDQGGYDHPDHLRSHLVTMKAVARSGIPKKVYMPTFGRRTFETLYNALSDLGIEMPFPELDDAALAQMDKAEARITTTLDARAYAEQVRRALEAHASQIAESWFAHIPTEAFAASFGQQCFIRAHDTTGVPVPETDLFAGIA
- a CDS encoding NifU N-terminal domain-containing protein, with product MASATPSPTPNPNAMKFTLDVPVPADLEGSAFGQALLTIPGVVGVFGVADFVTVTRAPEAEWDTVVPAVIAAAAENL
- the glgP gene encoding alpha-glucan family phosphorylase, translated to MLAGQHDIDNAVRALGERIPPPLAPLALAAYNYRWSWTPDADEVFAVIDPDRWERVGRNPIAQLLSANLARLHAVAADDEFVTRVHTLADSISADLARPAAEGWEVASPVAFLCAEFGVHASLPIYSGGLGVLAGDIVKEASDLALPMVGVGLLYRTGYFHQRIDASGMQHEYWIEADPTQLPCAPVTDPSTGERITVTVPIGDEDVTVQIWRTDVGRVPLYLLDTDRPDNSISGRWITSRLYEGNPEIRLAQYAVLGAGGSRALRAMGIEPRLFHLNEGHPVLAALDRDRDRLVFTTHTPVPAGNETYRPDQIMAVLGRLADETIGRDRLLMLGRVEPENPGESVGMTVLALRSTRSANAVSRRHGEVARGMWQPLFPERALEEVPITHVTNGVHVPTWLAPPMRALLDRYLGDGWLVRADDPDTWAAVDDISDAELWEVRRRMRSDLVAATRVRAAEDFLRRGEERGYVSAVASGLDPDRLTIGFARRLATYKRLYLLSLRADRARALVNSEYPAQFLIAGKAHPLDDAAKGLLRDVFQLKRDPAVAGRMTYLEDYDLTFAAELVSGCDIWVNVPRPPEEASGTSGMKAALNGALQVSVLDGWWAEGYDGENGWAIDGNVDWDHGAQDQRHADALFDLLEHHVAPLFHDRGDDGIPHAWLTKVKRSLRTNGPQFSATRMVREYAARIYAR
- a CDS encoding PHB depolymerase family esterase, translated to MGIRRVASAVALALLMALATLVGVTGRAAAVTPSTRWRGTFSARLTLPAGSDAAGTWPRRNYYVYVPPSLPATGHRSLVVYLHGTTQTAIDAANGATWNDLADQERFIVVYPEEATSAESGDATDGSSDLRGWSWGRAAYETRGSGESRAIEEITQRVIASYGVDRGSVYIGGVSAGAIMSTVVAATYPDVYSAVASWAGCDYLCVDASGALGYQRMGAYARVVPTIMFAGTLDYTVNPALTGTQIPGTVEMNDLADDGLPNRSVRLVKGPTNHNLSVATLEPGPHPDVSSNGCHVTNSANNPCPAGWLDWKTYPYTVTEFGYGTQPKDVVVESWVIHGMSHNYSGGNPEGSYVDPYGPETTAPAWRFFRAHSRSRSDG
- a CDS encoding TIGR03862 family flavoprotein — translated: MRDRQLGTKLVSVVGGGPAGLMAAEVVATAGARVVLHEQKAAVGRKFLLAGRGGLNLTHTENLDAFLDRYGAARPRLAAAIHAFGPSELRAWAAGLGEEPFVGTSGRVFPAGFRATPLLRKWLARLRDLGVEIRVRDRWTGFDDPSASDATILALGGGSWPATGSDGAWVGALQRAGIAVTPLQPANCGFRVAWSAVFRDRFAGAPVKNVALTAGAAVARGDAMITRDGIEGGPVYALSASLRDALGGGGTATLYVDLMPDVTGDALTGRLARRRAGDSAASWLRRGGFSPVAIGLLREASSNQLSDDASLVTQLAKRLPVPVIAPQSLGRAVSTAGGVAFGEVDDAFMLRRRPGTFVAGEMLDWEAPTGGYLLQATFSTAVAAARGALAWLA